Part of the Diprion similis isolate iyDipSimi1 chromosome 10, iyDipSimi1.1, whole genome shotgun sequence genome, CTTAAATATACcgtcaataaaaaaaagaacaccaTCATGCGATAATTAAGTACTTTTCTCAACTATTTTGTTTAACTATTACAGGTGTGGCAATGTTAATTTTGCTAGACGAAATTCTTGCAATCGGTGCGGCAAAGGTAAGTATGCAAACAGACAGAAAACCACGTTTTTCACACATTTCCTCatgagataaagaaaaaattatctaccCAATGACAATCTCTTCTTCCTTTTAGCTAAGTTACAATTTTATCAAGTCATTTTGTACATATAGGTTACACACACttaaattatatgtaaacTTAATACTTTGTCAATTCAGTCGACAATTTCCATttctggaacaaaaaaaacttaccaAACTTTTTCATCTCTCGTCGCATTAACTAAGTCTGACCGATTTTTAGACAGAGGGGAATGTCCCAAGAAAAAGAAGTTAGGACAAGAGATTGGCAAAGCTGCTGCGGAGAAAAGCAGGGGCTTGTTTAGGTAACTATAACAaggcgaaaaaaaactttggacAAACAAATGcttctgaaaaacaataattttttaatcaacggCTCTATTTTTGTATTTGCAGTGCGGATGACTGGCAGTGTAGCAAGTGTGGTAACGTGAATTGGGCACGGAGGCAGCAATGTAATATGTGTAATGCTCCGAAGTTTGGTGAGGTTGAGGAACGAACAGGCTACGGAGGCGGTTACAATGATCGTGGAGTTGTCGAGTACAAGGAACGAAAggatgacgacgatgacgaatATGACGAGTTTGGGAGGCGAAGGAAAAAGCGAAAACTCGAAAGTAGAACGTCCGACGAGGACTCCAAGGACTCATTCAAATATATCAGCCCACCCAGGAGCAAACCGAAAGAAGATATCAAAATTGAGGAGCTGAAACCTGAGGGAAACAAAGAGGCTGATGTAATAAGTGAAAAAGTTTGTCTGGAAAGTCAAATCCTTTTCAATTTGTCTTAATTTGCAGCCACCCAAAACTCCTGCTTAGTACGCAAAATTAGAATCCATATACCtattttgtcttctttttcatcgtaGCTGTATAAATATCGCACTTACCCCAGTTTTGTaagtttcgattttctttGAGTTGTCAAATTAACAATCTGGTTCTCTTCCATCTTCTTTCAGAACgaagatgaggaggaggaggaagaagaagaggatgaCGACGACGGCGACTTATCCAAGTATGATCTCAGCGAATGGGACGATTTTGTTCCAGCCGAAAAAACGTAATTATTGCGCTAATTCTAATGTcatatgagtaaaaaaaagtacaaacaCGACTTTAACCATTTTCAGCTTAAATCGCAAAGTTACAACCTCGCGAGATCAGCGGTCAAGGTAAACACGGTACGCTGCAAGTCACTTAAAGCAGCTATTTTAAATCACAGTTTTTGTCACAGAAACTTCGGttactaataattttttgtccaTCTAGTCTTAGTCTTGGACTTTTCATATACGAAAGCTGCGATGCAAAACAGCTCTTCAAGGCGAATTCTATACCTACTTACCCTTATTTTGTTGTCATTCGACTTTTTACAGAAACGGTGGAGAAAGACTGGACTCTGGCACATCCAGCCAATAAATGGTTGGACAGGACAGGTTTGGTCTGGATTTTGGGTATAAACTTGATTACAAAAGACAAAACTTCCGTCAGAATTGACCAAGACATTCGGTACTCCTACTGATACCATTTTTTCAAGACTATGATTAACTTACAAATAACAAACGGTCCGACGATTATTTTACGCTGAACAAAAAGCGTAACTAGTACAAAAGttgatttgttattttttttttctctagatGACACAACACGCGACAAGAGTTGCTGAGTACCGAAAAGAGATTAGTGCTGTAAGGTGTGGCACAGTGATTAGAAAATGGCAAAGCCTGATCTTGTGCCATTCGGAATCACattaaaaacgaaaacgatCAGCACATCCAGCGCTTGTTAATACCATAGTCGGGACACGTTTACTGGTTACCACCTCGCAATCAAGTTTGCAGTCTTAGATAAGCCTTTAGATCTACTAAAACCAAACCATTTTATTCCACCGAGTGATTTATGACCATTTTACTCTCTTGATttggcttcttttttttttcacgataacTATTGGGTCATCGTCCTGCGCCTTAGAACATTATAAATGCTAATATTACGAACTCGAATTGCTTGAATCAAGCCAATAGTACCTAATTAAATAAAGGGCGAATACGAATCCCCCTTGCGATATCCCACTGCAGcgatgaagttgaaaaaaataagattggTTACATGATGAAATGTTACAGACCTATGGCCAATTCGATACAAAATTGcgtaaaacaaaattcaaaatccacTCAAAATCTCGTTTTAATAACGAGTAATCCttagtattattatagatAACGTTCTATCAACTGGCACACAAACACATACAAAACAATAAAGACATTTGTCGTTGATTACAATGATGATACCGTCCCAGTTTACGTcacgtgtgaaaaaaaaaaggaaaattaccATCTGCAGGCAATAAGTAATTGAATCGGATGATGTATATCCTCGGTAAGAGGTGATGAATTACGGAAATTATGATAGATTAATTCTTGTATCAACTTCTTGTAaatatctttattttatttttcatttataataaaaatcattcttcaacaacataattgttcatagtcaattacttttttattttatttttattttatgttttctctcttttttttctttctctcgttctcaatttctctctctctctctctctctctctctctctcactctctctttgCCTCTATTGTTACGCACTAAGCGTCTACTAtctgggggagggggagggagggcCATGATTATGCACAAAGTTGGTCGTAGGAAAGGATAACTGGGTAAACAGGTGAGGAGAGGGGTGAAACGTTGCTTCAGGTATTTATATCGTGTGTATCTttatgtacaataataaatttgagCTGAATTATTTACCGGTATATCAATCATTCGTGTTACTGTCAAGAAAGAATAAACAATTTCCAATTCAATACTGACCCTTTTTCGTCACTCATCCTATGTACAATTCACCTTCTCGTTCTTTGTTTATACATAATCTCTTGACTGTTTATGAAAAATGGATGACTGTAGATGTGTATGAGTGTGAATAGGTAAAATACGTTACCTAAAGTTGTGATTTCAAACAATACATGTCTGCCATGTAATACAGAGTAATCAACTATTATGTGTGACATACGTTTTTTGTATGCCTTACCCTGTTTTCGATCTCGAACGGTATCCCAAATGATCGCGAAAAAATTCCTCGGTATCTACATTAGTGAGTAAAACTACAACGTGAGATATCAATCATTCGAAATCCAAAATCGGGTTTTGAGCAATTTTAAAAACTATGCACGTCATATCCTTGTCAACAGTCAGTaaagaattggaaaattgaaagaagttCAGACCGAGTAATTCTATGCCGCTTCTTACAAGTTGAGTCGGAGTCTCGGTGGGGTAGATTCTGTAAACTTACaccatatttatttcttccacccatttttttttctcgttcaatTGCCTTTTATCCCAGGACAAATCTATACCTACCCGTTCGAccgtcaaaaatacaaaaaaaaaaaaaaaataataataaaaaaaaaaaaaacgacaacatACACGTGTACAGTAAACTCAACTTACTACTTGGGCATAAAGAACTGCTGATGTGAGTGGGAGTTTGGCGGCGGGTGAAGATTAGGGTGCGGAGGTCCGCTGCCTCTCGTCCCTGTCGCATAAAGCTGCTGCTGAAAGTTGTGAAACTGCTGAGCATAGTTCGGGTCTGACATGCTCGGTCCGCCGCCGACAAACGGGCTGCTTTTGAAATTGCTCGTCGCGCCTCCCATGCTCGGCGGCAAGGGCTGCGAGGCATCGGGAGGGCCGAGGCCCATGGGACTTCCCTTGCTCCCAGGGACGTACATGCCAGGGTTTGGCTGATTTTGTACCTGAGGAACCATTTCTGGCGGGAAGACTTTGTCCGGATCCATCATGTTACCGGGAAAAACGCCGCCGCCGACCATATGCTGCATGCGCATAATATTCGGCTGTGGTCTCATATTCCCTACGGGTCTCATCGAGGGATGAACACCGACAGAATTGTTCATTGGTTGTCCGTCCATTCGCGGAGGTCCTCCCATACCCGGTAGCCCTCCCATAACGTTCGACATTCCCGAATGTGGTCCCATATTGTTGGGCACGCATCCATTTGGAAAATACTGGAGGTTCACAGACGGCGTAGGCATCTTCGACTCAAGATTCGATAACGGATTTGTAAACCTCTGAAGGAAATCGAGGCTCGGTGGTCCTCGTGGCGCGTGCCCAACGTTTGGCCGCGCCGGAAGGTACTGGATGGTATTCGGAGCGCTGGGTTTTACCTAAACAAGACAttggattttcaaatatttggtCATTGCTTCATAGAAGTTGAGTTTGAAAGAGTATAAAACACGATCACAAGCGAATAAACGGAcaaggaaaaaattgcaagaccTGAACATTAGCTCCGTTGTAAGGACTAGGTCCAGGGCCGTGTCCCATGTGTCTCGGAGGGCCGTGACCGTCGTTGGGATAAGGACCAGGGTGCATCATGGGGTGTGACATCATGGGGTTTCCCATTTTGTTGCTAATACCCGGACTTCCGGTGTGAGGAGTGGGACTGTAGCTGGCGGGCGGCCCACCGAGTCCCATACAGAGTCCCCCGACGTCACCGGGCTCACCGCCAGGCCCGGGCATGTGGCACCCATTCATCTCTCCCATCTGCATCATGTGCTGCATACCGTGTGGATTGAACGGCATCATCCCCGCGTTTCCAGAGTGCATAGGACCATCCGGACCACCGCCTAAGGCGTTACTAGCCGCGGTGTTGGTCAGCTGCTGGCTCATCTGAGCCAGCGATGTTATTGGATCAAAATGATTCGTGCTCATTCCTCCAAGACCGCCTAATCTACCGCCGATGTTGTTCGGGTTTAACGGAACGTTATCCGCGGGTTGATTCACGTTCACTGACGGCCTGCTACATGGAAATCCTGGCCCCAGCGGTGGACCGCTATTCCCTGAACTTGTTGGATTTCCAcattgctgctgttgttgctgttgctgctgctgctgttgctgttgttgttgctgctgctgctgctgctgctgctgttgttgctgctgctgctgctgttgttgctgctgttgctgctgctgttgttgctgctgctgctgctgctgttgctgctgctgctgctgctgctgttgctgctctTTGCCAGATGGAGGAGAAGTGTCTACTTTCGTGTTCGGCGACGCAGGTACCGTCCTGGGGGGCCCCATGCTGTCCGAGAGGTTGGTATTGTGGGGAGCTGGACTGTTTTGCGCGCTTGTAGTCGTTGTTGCACTAGTTTTATTCCCGTTTTTTATAGAGTCGACCGGCGTGTGCGGTGTCGCACTACCCGGCGTATGCGGACTGTGCAGAGGCCCCGCGAACCCCCTGTTAACCCCATCCATCGAGGGACTCGCACCTTCCGATCTGGTTGGGAATTGGCTACTGCTCTCCATATTTCCGGACATCATTCTGTTTTGCACATCATTATTGCTATTGCTCGTGCTCCTGAAAATAAACGATAGAATGGTTGGTTCAACAATATACTGTGCTGAAAAGGTACGTACACTCGTGATGTCACAACGATATACATTCGACATGAAGttataaaattgttatacattgcaaaacaaaataacaaaaatatgagGTCACACTTACGTTGGCAAACTCGTGTCTTTAAGACTGGTGTTTGGCTGTTTTTGTATCGTGAGTTCCTGCCCCTCGAAGGTGTTAAGATATTGGATTTGCTGAGGACTGGGTACTGGCATCAGATTCGCCTCTTTGACACCGCTCGCGTTTACAGCTGTACCGTGTTGCTGTTTCTGCTGTGCCAGCGATTGCAACGTTCGGCAAAACATACCATCCATTgctaaaaaacaaatattatgCATTAAAGTTTAAGAATGATAGTGAACCTTATgaaagaatgatgaaaatcagCGTCGTGAATTGACAAAGTATTAGGTATATACCAAAATGACACGCTAGATAAAGAgcaagaggtgaaaaaaaatccaaatacCGAGCAACGCAATGACGTTTCTTTCTACTTACTGGTGGATGGTTGACTAGATGGAAAGTCAAGGGTGTCCTTTTGAGCTGTGACTCCATTGGGACTGAGGGCAGTGAGGTGTGAATGTGAGATGGGGGTGCCAGGGTTACTGTGGTTCAGTCTAGGCCCTGGTGCTCCAGTAGGAGGGCCAGCTCCAGGATTGGGAGAATCCTGACTCGTAGGACTCTGGCCAGTGAGATGTCCAGGTCTTTGTACATTGTTTCCAAGTTGAAATTGCCTGTTGCAATCCGCCGGGGAATTCAGGGCCGAACTAGCACGCGGCGAAGGAAGAGATAAGTTGCTTGTCGGATTGTTGGGTGACGACGGGTTTGGACTCTGTATGGCAATCGGCACACTTGCCGACCTCGTTGTCTGGTGATAAGGAGGCGGAGGTCCTTGGCCACGTGGCGTCGGTCCGATGCCTGCCCCTCTCAAAGTTGCAGCATTAGGACTGCCTACCCCTACCTATAACGGGATGTTCACATTTTAATCCCTGAAACATCGAATCCGAGTGTCTGAGCACCATAAAATAAACTAGTATAGACCTTATTTTTGCCATCAAAAAAGTGGTGCTGCAATTTGTGCCAGTCAACGGCTGGAGGGCCTGCTAAAGGACCGCTAGAAACACTCGCCGCGCCTTGTGCAGGTGTCTGAGGAGCCCCCTGGGTAGGTTCCAAGCCGCCAGCAGCAGGGCCTTCATCTTTGCGCTCGGGGAAAAGCATCATGTGCATTTTTCTTATGGTAGCAAGCTGTTCTTCACGGTGCAGACGTTGCTGAGGGGTCAAATTCTCGTCAGGTACCTTAACGCCCTGCAGAGAAGGCTGCAGACCTGAGGAACCAGGGCTGTTCGGTGCCCCCAGAAGGCTTGGGCTGTGACCCAACGCAGTGCTAGTTGGTGGCTGAGAATTACCTGTCCAGAATGAAAAGTCGTTGATGTCATCAATCATATACATACAGCCAATGATCTTCCAGAGCTCTTCCAAGCTCCAGGCAATCGACAAAAAATACGGTTTGCCACTCTCCAAATATTCAACGTTCATTCTCTTCATTGATTTTGGTCACAAAACTCATTTGATTCAACTCAATTGGCAGTAATACCTGAATTGTTGGGGGAGTTCGGCACAAGGCAAGGCACATCGATATTGTTATCGTCGAGGGAGGAGTCTGGGTTGCCCATTGAGCTACTGCCATTCAAGTTTCTGATTGTACTTTGTTCGTTCCAAAACGGAGGAGCATTTGGCTCAAGCGCAGGAAGATCCGGAGGCTGCTCGGTGGGGAAAGCACTGTTCGGCCCTCCTTGCTGGCCTTTCTGCTTCATCATCGCTAGATTGTTCAACCATTGGGCAGGGTTCGGTCTAAACTGGTTCGCCTTGCTGGGGTGTTTCTGAAAACGACAATGGTGATAAGatattcttctatttcaaCAATCTGCAAAAATATACGGATTGCTATCTTTGCTTGGTGGTTTACCAAATAAATGAATACGCTACGGTGGTCTCAACTATTCTTTAAAATTGGCATCAAGACTGTCGTTATCAAGTTTAATTTAacagaaaattatcgaatcatTGGAAGAATAGAAAAGTTAATAAGTCGCAATAAAAAGGAGCAATCTTTGCTATTACTGACTTAaaggtatattatatttcaaaatttaaataaaatacccTGACTTTTCCTGACTTTCCAGATTTGTGACGATCCTGCCTACGTACCTCCAGATACTTCTTGGTGCCTGGCTGTGCGCAATGATAAGCAATTATCGATGGGAATTGTCCCTGCAAAACCGCATCTGCGCCCTTATTTGCCAGCATTGTAGAGAATACAAATATCTGGCTCTGCTGTTGCATGTACTGAGCATCCCCTCCGCCTGTGCCAGTGCCCATTTGCTTGGCAAGCACATTGCTCACTAGGGGCTGAATGCCGTCGGACGTGAGTCCAACGCTTGCTGCGCAGTCTGGGTGAAATAAGAAATCGTGATCGTAAATCCATGCccgaggtgaaaaattaatcaagatAGCGGAAACGTACCATTTTGCAGATCATCGCCAGGGTGGTTCTGTTCGTTTTCCTGTTTCACAGAGCCAAGTATGGATTGATTATTGGTaccattttgattttcttgagACATAGTGCCATCCGTGTGATTGGGATCGATGTTTGAATCCCTTTGGCATTCCGTCGATTCCTCCCTGATGGTGTTCTCATTATTGCCAGTTCCCGCTACCCCGGACTCCTCTTTTATTTTAACCGAATCTGTATCAGGTTCCTCCTTGACGACGGTGGTCGTAACGCACGTTGCTTCGCTCgattttttctccgttttcattttcgtatTATCGGAGACGAGCGACGACGACGTCAAACGGCTGCTGATACTCTTTCACCACTGAGCAGCATGGCCAGTCTAGTTTTTCAATCCACCCATGATTCAGGAGAACAATCCGACCGATTCAACATCCGACGACTGGCTCAAGAAGTTGTTCGGATCTCTTGTAggtcgaaagaaaaatgaaagatagtaaaaaaagaaaaaacaggagagaagagatgaaaagaaataaaaataagaatatccacgcacactcacacacacacacgcgcgcgcacGAGAAAAGCACAAAACGAAAGAACTCGCGATATGCGACGAGGggggaattaattttcaaaaacagtaTGTAGGAACCACGTATTACGTGCGCTGATCAAGGCAGCAGCGTGTCCTCAACCAGAAGCATGTTTTGGCTTCGCCTTCGGCCAGCAGAGTGTTATTGTTCGGCTGGGGCGCGGGGGAGGAATCACCTGATGCGAGGATGGAGGTTGAAATAGCTTCGCTTCACGCAGACACGCCGCACTTCTCCACACTGAGAGTTGTTTATTATCCGGTTTTACAGGCACTGAGAGAACCGAGTCGATGGTAAAACGCTCCGCTCGACGGCGGATTCAGTTCCGAGTCGCGAGGGTCGAGAGACCGAAACGTCAGCCCGTAAAGCCCCGGATTACCGAGGTCCGCATGCCTTCGGCCGTGGAAATTCTTAGCCGTGATACAAACGCCGGTATCACTATTATCGAGGCTTGTCTACCGATCGACGACGTTACACTTGATTTTCACCGCCTAGAGCCTCAGCATTGTGTTTCTTCAGCTTTTATTTGTCACTTCATGGTCGCTttgcttatttatttcttttcaaacacGCTTGCCAACCCCTGGACAActgataattttcatcaagGGTATACTATCAGATTTTGttactagatttttttttcagctctgCTATTATTCAAGTGCATTATTGGCGTGTATGTTATGCATCAGCATTAGATCATTTAATGGGAGTTCCGACGCTGATCGTTGGTTCTATGTTTTTCCCGCTCTACTGTCTCGGTAATCTCTGTCTCGCTTCTAGAGAATTGAGTCCATGAATTTTCAGCGCTACCCATAGGCAGCTCATTTTGGAATACAGCCATAGGAAAAGGAACGGATATAGTTCATGGACAgtaccgaaaattttcaaacacgaCCGAACGTTGTATAGTTAGCCCGTGACAAAAGCACACAAACAAGCGCGAGGTGCTGCCATCTACCGTTTTATCTCGCTCGTAAATGCGTGGCGAAAAGTGTGCACACATTATAAAATCATTACTCGGGCGCGTATTAGTGTGAAAGCGAAAAAttggatataaaaatatcaagaaaCTAATAATTATCGACCGATCTGTTCGTAGAGGAAACGATACCAggttaaaagtgaaaaaagaatctcCGGCTGACGTCCATATCGTGATATATCAGCGTCGACCCAGTACAAACAATTCTGACAATTGCAGTGCGTGTTGAACCAGTGACGCCGCAACACAAAGAAATTACGCATATGAACGAGCGCAAGAGCGACAGACGCGACAGCATCGAACTGCAGTGCGAGGCAGGAGAGTTTCTAGAATTACGCAAGATTCGAAGCAACGTCGAGGGGAATACATTTCCATCGCGTTTATAGGCGACGGAATTCGATGATCGCGTAGCGGTAATAAGAGCATCGTATCGTTTGACAATAAGAGAAGGGAAAGGTGTTAGGCGGCGGGGGTAAAGCGCATCGGCATGAGTGCGTGTTTACGTTCGGTACCAAAACACCAATGACCTTGAAACTCGTGATTATTCGGGGGTCACGTGACGCACGGGACGGCCAGGGATTGGCGGACCGCGACGCGTACCCTGCGCCCCTGGGATGCTCGATAGATCGTTTCGCAAGATGAAGTCCGAATCAAAACCTTTGTTGACAGCTCAGACAGAAAAGGCGAATCATTACACGTAAGTAGTGCCTGGCGGGGCCCCCGAGTGTGACGACAGACAGTGGTGCAGTGCTCACGGTCCAGTGTACAACGAATAATGTGTAGTTCTGTGGATTCGCATTCCAGATATTTGAAGGAATTCCGCGTGGAACAATGCCCCCTCTTTATACAACGCAAATGCACCCAGCACAGGCCCTTCACCTGCTTCAACTGGCACTTTATGAACCAGCGGCGACGAAGACCCGTAAAAAAACGTGATCGGACCTTCAATTACAGCGCCGACAATTACTGCACCAAGTACGATGAGACAACCGGCATTTGCCCCGACGGAGACGAGTGAGTACTTCCCgacctcctcccccccccccccccccccgccccttttCACACTCGTCCAACACCcacccgatttttttttaacgtcgcCCATATTTAACCACCCTCGAGAGCTCGAAAATTACTTTATTACATCATTCGGACCGCGTTGCCCGCCAATTTTTCACACCGACGCGGCTCTTCAGACGATTTTCGCATCATTTTCATACACGCAAGGAGCTGATTTTAACAAAGGAACTCTGTCGGTATTGATTTTCTCCTACTTATCCTAACAACAAAGAACCAAAtgccttgtgatattttatattattatcatttattcTACACAGTTGTTGGTTCAACAATTATAAATCCATATTGTATACCAGGGATGGCTGGCCGGTCGATCGAGGTAGAACGGACGATCCTGGCTATGAGGCCAGTCGATCGCGACAAGGGACAAAACAATATGTGACtctgtcaaaaaatatttcatttaattctgTAGTaaggatttgaaatttgtttatcgCACAGAGTGTAGACGGTAAACGATAGATCTAGTATCCGATCAAGTTGGCCATCCCTGCTGTATACCAACAACCGTTGTAACACTCAATCAACCGCCTAGTTTGTTCTTTTTCACTGGTTCATGTGCAGAACCAAAGCGACCTGCTTACCGGCGTTGCCAATCGCATATCATCTCTGTTGTGTCAGAGTTATGTCGAACGATGCACCGtaaacttctatttttttcaactattagACCGCCAGCGATCGAGGGCTGATAACTCGAtggaaaaattgtcaaaatgcATCAGGTTCACCTTGTGCAACGTTGTTGTTTAGGCTCTGGTCACTATTGTGGCTTTCCGACTGCCTCAAGGTTAACAGACTGCCTAAAAACTTGCTCAGATTTCTTATAGTTGGCCAAACTATAGGCGATATtagtaaaaatgaattcacttcccttggaatgaataaaattgtttgttttacacGTCGTACGATTGAAGAATTAATCAGTTATTTCTGAGGAGTAGGAAGGATTATAAAAACGTTCGCTTAAATATCTATAGCATCACTTTAATCATATTTAAGGATGCAGGTTCTgcattacagaatttttatttgaaactatgtaattttgtaaaactgtgtttttgttcaaatcGTTATTCAGAGGATAAATttcaatgcgataaatcaattgcTTCGTAATTTCTGGTAATTAGAATCAACAACAATCGGTTGAAACAAGATTCAGTTTTTTAACATCCTTTGTTTAGTAATTACGTTATTCGCGAATCAATCGGTACCTTTTGCAATAATGAAGAATGCAAAGGCAAAGTAGAATGACgggtttttaaatttctgcCTGGTTCAGATGTCCATTTCTGCACCGTACTGCGGGGGATACGGAGAGACGTTATCACCTCCGCTACTACAAAACCTGCATGTGCGTTCACGACACAGATTCAAGGGGTTTCTGCGTTAAAAATGGTCCACACTGCGCGTTTGCACATGGAAATCACGATCTGCGACCACCGGTATACGATATCAAGGAGATTCAGGCCCTCGAGAATCCAGATTCAGATCCAAACTCGTCGACGAACGGGCCAAACATATTGGACAAAGAGAGGAATCTCATGAACGAAGACCCCAAATGGCAGGACACCAATTACGTACTAGGAAATTACAAAACCGAGCCGTGCAAACGACCGCCCCGGCTCTGCAGGCAAGGCTACGCTTGCCCGCAGTATCATAACAGCAAAGACAAAAGGCGCAGCCCTAGGAAGTACAAGTACAggtgaatttttgtaattactCTACGCATTGACGTACGATTAGATATCGACCTGGCAGATattgttttacaatttcaaatcCCTTCAAAGATCCACACCGTGTCCAAATGTTAAACACGGAGAAGAATGGGGTGAGCCTGGTAACTGCGAGCAAGGCGATGCCTGCACTTATTGCCACACGCGCACGGAGCAGCAATTTCACCCCGAAATATACAAGTCCACAAAGTGCAACGACGTACAGCAGGCTGGTTATTGTCCTCGCGGCGTATTTTGCGCCTTCGCACACGTTGACCGTGAGTGTAACCTCATCAATCGTACGTAACAATGTCTTTTCATAAAGATTGTTAGCTTAGGATGTGCGATAAATGTACTTTACTGGCTTGACGTAAcacattattttgttttgtgtAACTTTTTACTCTTGGTTTTTACTCACGTAATGCAATCTCCTTCCTTCGAAGCATGCattgaaacaaattaattttcagtCCAGCTGTGGAAGATCATGCTAATAAATGTGTCTATTGTGATTCATTTTTTagttcatttttcatgtaCTCATAACTTTCAATTTCGGCCATTTAGCGAGTTTACAATTCCATAAATTTTATCGTGTCTACGTTGAACAGTAAATAGTCGAGTTtcagatttgaaataattcaggCTGCATGAAAATCGAGTCACGTAATTTTTGGGGAAACCGGTCAAGTCGTTAGTTCCTGTTTCATTTTACAAAGTCTTCTCCACTGTGAAATCTAGTCGATAGTTCGTCAGTTAATTGGCAATTACCATTATCTTCTATGCTCGAGTCGTTTGGGTTCGTCTTGTGTTAAAATATACAATTAGCTGTGAGAATCGCTCAAGAttgatatattgaaaaattggtaCGGTATGCTGATGGAGCAGTCTTGCCAACAGAAGAAATGAGCCTCGCGAGGGACATGG contains:
- the LOC124411983 gene encoding protein BCL9 homolog isoform X3, with protein sequence MKTEKKSSEATCVTTTVVKEEPDTDSVKIKEESGVAGTGNNENTIREESTECQRDSNIDPNHTDGTMSQENQNGTNNQSILGSVKQENEQNHPGDDLQNDCAASVGLTSDGIQPLVSNVLAKQMGTGTGGGDAQYMQQQSQIFVFSTMLANKGADAVLQGQFPSIIAYHCAQPGTKKYLEKHPSKANQFRPNPAQWLNNLAMMKQKGQQGGPNSAFPTEQPPDLPALEPNAPPFWNEQSTIRNLNGSSSMGNPDSSLDDNNIDVPCLVPNSPNNSGNSQPPTSTALGHSPSLLGAPNSPGSSGLQPSLQGVKVPDENLTPQQRLHREEQLATIRKMHMMLFPERKDEGPAAGGLEPTQGAPQTPAQGAASVSSGPLAGPPAVDWHKLQHHFFDGKNKVGVGSPNAATLRGAGIGPTPRGQGPPPPYHQTTRSASVPIAIQSPNPSSPNNPTSNLSLPSPRASSALNSPADCNRQFQLGNNVQRPGHLTGQSPTSQDSPNPGAGPPTGAPGPRLNHSNPGTPISHSHLTALSPNGVTAQKDTLDFPSSQPSTTMDGMFCRTLQSLAQQKQQHGTAVNASGVKEANLMPVPSPQQIQYLNTFEGQELTIQKQPNTSLKDTSLPTSTSNSNNDVQNRMMSGNMESSSQFPTRSEGASPSMDGVNRGFAGPLHSPHTPGSATPHTPVDSIKNGNKTSATTTTSAQNSPAPHNTNLSDSMGPPRTVPASPNTKVDTSPPSGKEQQQQQQQQQQQQQQQQQQQQQQQQQQQQQQQQQQQQQQQQQQQQQQQQQQQQQQQQQCGNPTSSGNSGPPLGPGFPCSRPSVNVNQPADNVPLNPNNIGGRLGGLGGMSTNHFDPITSLAQMSQQLTNTAASNALGGGPDGPMHSGNAGMMPFNPHGMQHMMQMGEMNGCHMPGPGGEPGDVGGLCMGLGGPPASYSPTPHTGSPGISNKMGNPMMSHPMMHPGPYPNDGHGPPRHMGHGPGPSPYNGANVQVKPSAPNTIQYLPARPNVGHAPRGPPSLDFLQRFTNPLSNLESKMPTPSVNLQYFPNGCVPNNMGPHSGMSNVMGGLPGMGGPPRMDGQPMNNSVGVHPSMRPVGNMRPQPNIMRMQHMVGGGVFPGNMMDPDKVFPPEMVPQVQNQPNPGMYVPGSKGSPMGLGPPDASQPLPPSMGGATSNFKSSPFVGGGPSMSDPNYAQQFHNFQQQLYATGTRGSGPPHPNLHPPPNSHSHQQFFMPK